Genomic window (Chryseobacterium sp. H1D6B):
GTCATCCCGCATTTCAATAATAGTTCCGTTACTCAGTAATTGTCGCTGCCCTTTCATAGGATCTTGAAGATAATCTTTAAAAACTTTTTTATATTTTTCCTGATCTAAAGTAATCAGAGCATTATATCTTTTCTTCTCTTTTTGGCTTTTCCATTCGCCTGTTTCCTGAAGTTTTTTGACTCCTTTAAGTTCAAATATATGAGAATGGGTATTGTCTTCCAATTTTATAATTAAACCTGGCAATCCATGGAATTTATAAGGTCCATCCTGAATCGGAATATCTGTCGTAAACCAAGCTGTCCATTTTCTGCCCGCAAAATCACAAACTGCTTTTTGAGCATTAAAATCCCCTATTTTTTCTTTATCTGAAAGAATTTTCCATTGCTGCTTTCGGGTATCTTTTACCAAATATTCGTCCGAAAGGAGAGAATTAAAATAACTTAAAACATAATCGGGATAACTTTTTTCAACAAAATACCTCATTTCTCCTTTATATCCCATTCCGGAAAGGCTAAAATCTTTAATTCCCGATTTCACCTGTTTTTGTATATATGAATTCATCAACGAATCTAGTTCCTGATAATCTTTACTGTAGAATTTTGATCCTTTTGGAGCAATATCGAGGTTCATTAATTCAGTTTTAGTTTTATCTTTTGCTGTTGAATCTATGGCAAATTTATATTCATAGACAAACCTTTGATATTGTGCATCAATAATAAGTACTGACAATAGAAAGAATAACAATATTATTTTCTTCATGGTTTAATTTGATTCTTAGTATTTTTAGCGTTTAAAGATAATAAAAACAGGATAAAAAGTAATCATCCTGTTTTCCTGTAAAAATATATAAGGGTTTGTTAGTTTATAAGATCCGGCTCTATTGGATTGTTATCTTTTGCTAAAGCATCTTTTACGCTCTTCTCTACCTGCCTGAAAACCTGATTAGGATCAGAAATTTCTTTTCCGTCGCTGCCTTTAAATTTAAAAACCATTTTATTATTGGAATCACCTCCATTTTTCATCATCATTTCTCTCATATTTTTGCTGGGGTCATTCACGTAGTTTTTCCAGGCTTTTTTGAACTGGTCTTTTGTAACTTCAATTTCTTTTCCTCCCATCCCGAATAATTTTACATTCTGAGGGACCTGAAGATCTCTTTCAGCAGAAACATTCTGAACGGTTTTATTCCCAACAAGTGTTATGGAATGAGAACCTGTTTTATCTTCAATCTTAACAATTAAGCCCGGCAGTCCATAAAATTTATAGGGTCCGTCCTGAAATGGAATATCTGTAGTAAACCATGCTGTCCATTCTCTACCGCCAAAGTTTGTTGTTGCTTTTTGGGCATTGTATTCTCCCACTTTTTCTTTATCTGGAAGGATTTTCCATTCGGGCTTTTTATCTTCTGATATTTTATACTGGTCGCCTGAAATGCTTTTAAAAAGATAGGTTTTAAAGTCAGGATATTGTTTAGTTACCTTATATGAAACCTGCCCGGCTTTCTCTCTCTTATTCACACTTATATTATTGGGAGAAAGTTTAAGCTGTCTTTCAAGATCTGCCTGTGCAGTGGAATCATCAACAAATTTATCCCGGCTGTAATAATTTGATCCGTTTTTATCGATATCCAGAAACATCATTTCTTTTTTGACTTCCGTCATGTTGTTGGTATCAGGAATGAACTTATATTCATAAAAGAACCTATTGGTCTGTGCATTGGCAAAAATGCTCAATAACAAAAAAAGTAAAATATTATTTTTCATACGATGCTAAAATAAAAGCTCCGCCAATCTTGGCAGAGCTGATTGGAATTTTATTATTTGGTCTGAATTTTTATTTCTCCTGACGTATTGCCGTCTTTGTTTCTTTTATTAATATTTATATTGGCAATATCATTTGGGCTTAATGTTTCCAGTTCTTTTTTGGTTACTTCTTTTCCATTGATGTAGATCTTCATATTATCGTCAGCAGTGAAACTTTTAAGTCCTTTTGCAGAAAGTGTATTTGTTTTACTATTATATAGTATATAATTCGCATCTACAGCCATTTTCACCGGTACATCCGAATTGCTGAAACTGGCCGTATTGTTAAAAACAAATACTTTATGATTTCCATCCAATACTCTTCTTTCGGCTTCAAGCTTTGCACGTTCTCCCTCTAATTTGGCTCTTTCCCCTTCAAGTTTTGCTCTTTTTTCATTTAATTTTGC
Coding sequences:
- a CDS encoding GLPGLI family protein, which encodes MKKIILLFFLLSVLIIDAQYQRFVYEYKFAIDSTAKDKTKTELMNLDIAPKGSKFYSKDYQELDSLMNSYIQKQVKSGIKDFSLSGMGYKGEMRYFVEKSYPDYVLSYFNSLLSDEYLVKDTRKQQWKILSDKEKIGDFNAQKAVCDFAGRKWTAWFTTDIPIQDGPYKFHGLPGLIIKLEDNTHSHIFELKGVKKLQETGEWKSQKEKKRYNALITLDQEKYKKVFKDYLQDPMKGQRQLLSNGTIIEMRDDSGKVIDPAKQMREDEKRLKEKLKKQNNILELDLLQ
- a CDS encoding GLPGLI family protein, which translates into the protein MKNNILLFLLLSIFANAQTNRFFYEYKFIPDTNNMTEVKKEMMFLDIDKNGSNYYSRDKFVDDSTAQADLERQLKLSPNNISVNKREKAGQVSYKVTKQYPDFKTYLFKSISGDQYKISEDKKPEWKILPDKEKVGEYNAQKATTNFGGREWTAWFTTDIPFQDGPYKFYGLPGLIVKIEDKTGSHSITLVGNKTVQNVSAERDLQVPQNVKLFGMGGKEIEVTKDQFKKAWKNYVNDPSKNMREMMMKNGGDSNNKMVFKFKGSDGKEISDPNQVFRQVEKSVKDALAKDNNPIEPDLIN